One window of Saccharopolyspora phatthalungensis genomic DNA carries:
- the ftsY gene encoding signal recognition particle-docking protein FtsY: MTRWEDRRVTTSTLILIIVVVAVVLAIAVVAGVVLNRRRRISLSERDEAASSSEAVKGGGYRADGGISLSSGGTATTAPPEHPAGERTEVEGQPGVGDDAAVPRDSERRGIVDVPLPDGPTATQQALVEEPPEREAPVEEPPVEVPEHERVEPVPEPAPAVPEEIEEIEPTSGRLERLRGRLSRSRSTFGQGLLGLLGAGDLDEDSWEEIEDTLLMADLGAATTTEITERLRTEIATRGVRTPDEARALLREVLVDALGPDMQRAVQALPHGNPADGGKPAVVLVVGVNGTGKTTTTGKLARVLVADGRTVLLGAADTFRAAAVDQLATWGHRVGAEVVRGKEGADPASVAFEAVSRGGDTAVDAVLVDTAGRLHTKTGLMDELGKVKRVVEKKAQVDEVLLVLDATTGQNGLTQARVFSDVVDVTGIVLTKLDGTAKGGIVFQVQRELGVPVKLVGLGEGADDLAPFEPGAFVDALLG; this comes from the coding sequence ATGACCAGGTGGGAGGATAGGCGCGTGACCACCTCAACCCTGATTCTGATCATCGTCGTCGTCGCGGTGGTGCTGGCGATCGCCGTGGTCGCCGGTGTCGTGCTGAACCGCCGGCGGCGGATCAGCCTGAGCGAACGGGACGAAGCCGCCAGCTCGAGCGAGGCCGTCAAGGGCGGCGGATACCGCGCCGACGGCGGAATCAGCCTGTCCAGCGGCGGCACCGCCACGACCGCTCCGCCGGAGCATCCCGCGGGAGAACGCACCGAGGTGGAGGGGCAACCCGGCGTCGGTGACGACGCGGCGGTACCCCGCGACAGCGAGCGACGCGGCATCGTTGACGTGCCGCTGCCGGACGGCCCGACCGCGACCCAACAGGCCCTGGTCGAGGAGCCACCGGAACGGGAAGCCCCGGTCGAGGAGCCGCCCGTCGAGGTTCCCGAGCACGAGCGCGTCGAGCCGGTGCCGGAGCCCGCACCCGCGGTGCCGGAGGAGATCGAGGAGATCGAGCCGACCTCGGGGCGGCTGGAGCGGCTGCGCGGCCGGCTCTCCCGGTCCCGGTCGACCTTCGGCCAGGGCCTGCTGGGCCTGCTCGGCGCGGGCGACCTCGACGAGGACTCCTGGGAGGAAATCGAGGACACCCTCCTGATGGCCGACCTCGGCGCGGCGACCACCACCGAGATCACCGAGCGGCTGCGCACCGAGATCGCCACCCGCGGCGTCCGCACCCCGGACGAGGCACGGGCGCTGCTGCGCGAGGTGCTGGTCGATGCCCTCGGTCCGGACATGCAGCGTGCGGTGCAGGCGCTGCCGCACGGCAACCCCGCCGACGGCGGCAAGCCGGCCGTCGTGCTGGTCGTCGGAGTCAACGGCACCGGCAAGACCACCACCACGGGCAAGCTGGCGCGGGTGCTGGTCGCGGACGGACGGACCGTGCTGCTCGGCGCGGCGGACACCTTCCGCGCCGCGGCCGTCGATCAGCTTGCCACCTGGGGACACCGGGTGGGTGCGGAAGTGGTGCGCGGCAAGGAAGGTGCCGATCCGGCGAGCGTGGCGTTCGAGGCGGTCAGCAGGGGCGGCGACACCGCCGTGGATGCGGTGCTGGTCGACACGGCCGGCCGGCTGCACACCAAGACCGGGCTGATGGACGAACTCGGCAAGGTCAAGCGCGTCGTGGAAAAGAAAGCTCAGGTCGACGAGGTGCTTTTGGTGCTGGACGCGACGACCGGGCAGAACGGCCTGACTCAGGCGCGGGTTTTCTCCGACGTCGTCGACGTGACCGGCATCGTGCTGACGAAACTGGACGGCACCGCCAAGGGCGGCATCGTCTTCCAGGTCCAGCGCGAACTGGGTGTTCCGGTGAAGCTAGTCGGCCTCGGCGAGGGCGCGGACGACCTGGCCCCCTTCGAGCCAGGCGCCTTCGTGGACGCCCTCCTCGGCTGA
- a CDS encoding CynX/NimT family MFS transporter, whose protein sequence is MSTRVQQTPAPPVRTAAAATLVLVVLVALALRAPFTAVAPLLEQIQHDLGVSNTLGGVLTTLPVVCLGAFAFVAPKLRQRFGDEKVLVGCLVVLLVGNSMRALGSIGTLLAGTVVVGAGVAVANVALPGLIKRDFPHKVPVITAIYAMCLTLGGAVAASVVVPIGAAMSSAWRAPLGLLAVPVLFALGISVFALRRGTGVPPLPARPGRLWRNPLAWQLTVFMGLQSALVYVVFGWLPTMLQSRGMSPELAGLALGIQAAVQAAGSMSVPVLCHRLRDQRPIAVVLAVLVALGFTGILVGPAAGLWPATVVLGLAQGAGFGLALTLFGLRSPDSDTTTALSGMAQGGGYLIAAAGPLLIGLLHDMTGGWTVPWALLIACSAVWLGAGLLAGRPVQVPSVIGEVTRR, encoded by the coding sequence GTGAGCACCCGAGTCCAGCAGACACCGGCCCCTCCCGTGCGCACGGCCGCGGCGGCCACCCTGGTTCTGGTCGTCCTGGTGGCGCTGGCGCTGCGAGCGCCGTTCACCGCGGTGGCGCCGCTGCTGGAGCAGATTCAGCACGACCTGGGCGTATCGAACACCTTGGGCGGGGTGCTGACCACGTTGCCGGTGGTGTGCCTGGGCGCGTTCGCGTTCGTCGCACCGAAGCTGCGGCAGCGCTTCGGCGACGAGAAGGTGCTGGTCGGCTGCTTGGTGGTCCTGCTGGTCGGCAACTCGATGCGTGCGCTGGGATCGATCGGGACGCTGCTTGCCGGGACGGTCGTGGTCGGGGCCGGGGTCGCGGTGGCGAACGTCGCGCTGCCGGGCCTGATCAAGCGCGACTTCCCGCACAAAGTGCCGGTGATCACGGCGATCTACGCGATGTGCCTGACGCTGGGCGGCGCGGTCGCGGCTAGCGTCGTCGTACCGATCGGTGCGGCGATGAGCTCGGCCTGGCGAGCCCCACTCGGATTGCTCGCCGTTCCCGTCCTGTTCGCCCTGGGGATCAGCGTCTTCGCGCTGCGGCGCGGCACCGGCGTGCCGCCGCTGCCGGCCCGCCCCGGCCGGCTGTGGCGGAACCCGCTGGCCTGGCAGCTCACCGTGTTCATGGGGTTGCAGTCGGCATTGGTCTACGTCGTCTTCGGCTGGCTGCCGACCATGTTGCAGAGCCGGGGCATGAGTCCCGAACTGGCGGGCCTGGCGCTGGGCATCCAGGCGGCGGTGCAGGCCGCCGGATCGATGAGCGTGCCGGTGCTGTGCCACCGGCTCCGCGACCAGCGTCCGATCGCCGTGGTGCTGGCCGTGCTGGTCGCGCTCGGCTTCACCGGCATCCTGGTGGGCCCCGCCGCCGGGCTGTGGCCGGCGACCGTCGTGCTCGGGTTGGCCCAGGGCGCGGGGTTCGGCCTGGCACTGACGCTGTTCGGACTGCGTTCGCCGGACAGCGACACCACGACGGCGCTGTCCGGGATGGCTCAAGGTGGGGGATATCTCATCGCCGCGGCGGGTCCGTTGCTGATCGGATTGCTGCACGACATGACCGGAGGCTGGACCGTCCCGTGGGCGCTGCTGATTGCCTGCTCCGCGGTCTGGCTGGGCGCGGGACTGCTGGCCGGCCGACCGGTCCAGGTGCCGTCGGTGATCGGCGAGGTAACGCGCCGGTGA
- a CDS encoding ammonium transporter, translating to MNSGDTAWVLVSAALVLLMTPGLAFFYGGMVRSRGVLNMLMMSIGSIGVVGVLWALIGYSTAFGSDVGGLGLLGNPAEFFGLGQLLGKDQLSGTVPTLAFVGFQAMFAIVTVALISGAIADRARFGPWLLFAGLWAVVVYFPVAHWVFAFDTKDDAGNVTAVGGWIANRLAAIDFAGGTAVHINAGAAALALALVLGKRKGWPKDPGKPHNLPFVVLGAGLLWFGWFGFNAGSALAANTTAAVTLVNTLVATSAAMLGWLLVERIRDGHATTLGAASGIVAGLVAITPACSSVSPLGAIAIGAITGAVCALAVSLKYKFGYDDSLDVVGVHLVGGVMGTLLIGLFASSAAPAGVDGLFYGGGLDQLWRQAVGAGAVLVYSFVLSLVLALLVKAVVGFRVSAEDEAVGIDETEHAETAYHFGDGRSVRRSPVPADEVERKLEGSRA from the coding sequence GTGAATTCAGGCGACACCGCATGGGTGCTCGTGAGCGCGGCGTTGGTCTTGCTCATGACCCCGGGTCTGGCGTTCTTCTACGGTGGCATGGTGCGCTCTCGCGGCGTGCTCAACATGCTGATGATGAGCATCGGAAGCATCGGCGTGGTGGGCGTGTTGTGGGCGCTCATTGGCTACTCGACAGCGTTCGGCTCCGACGTCGGTGGGCTCGGTCTGCTCGGCAATCCGGCGGAGTTCTTCGGGCTGGGCCAATTGCTCGGTAAGGACCAGCTCTCCGGCACCGTCCCGACGCTGGCGTTCGTCGGCTTCCAGGCGATGTTCGCGATCGTCACCGTCGCGCTGATCTCCGGCGCGATCGCCGACCGCGCCCGCTTCGGTCCCTGGTTGCTGTTCGCCGGGCTGTGGGCCGTGGTGGTGTACTTCCCGGTCGCGCACTGGGTTTTCGCCTTCGACACGAAAGACGACGCGGGCAATGTGACCGCCGTCGGCGGCTGGATCGCCAACAGGCTGGCCGCGATCGACTTCGCCGGTGGTACCGCGGTGCACATCAACGCGGGTGCCGCCGCGCTGGCGCTGGCGCTGGTGCTCGGCAAGCGCAAGGGCTGGCCGAAGGACCCGGGCAAGCCGCACAACCTGCCGTTCGTGGTGCTCGGCGCGGGCCTGCTGTGGTTCGGCTGGTTCGGCTTCAACGCCGGTTCGGCGCTGGCCGCGAACACCACCGCGGCGGTTACGTTGGTGAACACGCTGGTCGCCACGAGTGCCGCGATGCTCGGCTGGCTGCTCGTCGAGCGCATCCGCGACGGGCACGCCACCACACTCGGCGCCGCCTCGGGCATCGTCGCCGGTCTCGTCGCGATCACCCCGGCCTGCTCCTCGGTGTCGCCGCTGGGCGCGATCGCCATCGGCGCGATCACCGGCGCGGTGTGCGCGCTGGCGGTCAGCCTGAAGTACAAGTTCGGCTACGACGACTCGCTGGACGTCGTCGGCGTCCACCTGGTCGGCGGCGTGATGGGCACCCTGCTGATTGGTCTGTTCGCGTCGTCGGCCGCCCCGGCCGGGGTGGACGGGCTGTTCTACGGCGGCGGGCTGGACCAGCTGTGGCGGCAGGCTGTCGGTGCGGGAGCGGTGCTGGTTTACTCGTTCGTGCTCAGCCTGGTGCTGGCGCTGCTGGTCAAGGCGGTCGTCGGGTTCCGGGTGAGCGCCGAGGACGAGGCCGTGGGCATCGACGAGACCGAGCACGCCGAGACCGCGTACCACTTCGGTGACGGTCGCTCTGTGCGCCGCTCCCCGGTGCCGGCCGACGAGGTCGAACGCAAGCTGGAGGGCAGCCGCGCATGA
- a CDS encoding P-II family nitrogen regulator has translation MKLVTAIVQPSKLDDLKEELGRLGVLGMTVSQVQGYGRQKGHTEVYRGAEYAVDFIEKLRVEVLVDESNVDKVVDGIVSAARTGRVGDGKVWVTSVDTVVRVRTGETGVEAI, from the coding sequence ATGAAATTGGTGACCGCGATCGTTCAGCCGTCCAAGTTGGACGATCTCAAGGAGGAGCTCGGTCGGCTCGGGGTGCTGGGCATGACCGTGAGCCAGGTGCAGGGCTACGGCCGCCAGAAGGGCCACACGGAGGTCTACCGGGGCGCCGAGTACGCCGTGGACTTCATCGAGAAGCTGCGCGTCGAGGTCCTGGTCGATGAATCCAATGTGGACAAGGTGGTGGACGGGATCGTGTCCGCCGCGCGGACCGGCAGGGTCGGCGACGGCAAGGTCTGGGTGACCTCGGTGGACACCGTGGTCCGGGTTCGCACCGGCGAAACCGGAGTCGAAGCGATCTGA
- a CDS encoding AAA family ATPase — protein sequence MDISDALPIYASPPPMVRVGRRSLVVLAGLPGAGKSTALGKLRGGSDISTLDSEQVRAQLRKVLPTRLPYRFYRPLVHLAHRARIAMCCLRAPGPVVAHEPATRGTTRAMLMLFGWLTGRQRVLVWLHADAREALAGQQARGRLIRPRSFLRHVQRAHRMHLRLLGGGQPRGWHQVHLLTRSQVEYGLRLDVVA from the coding sequence GTGGACATATCGGACGCACTTCCCATTTACGCCAGCCCGCCGCCGATGGTGCGCGTTGGTCGGCGCTCGCTCGTCGTCCTGGCCGGCTTACCGGGCGCGGGCAAGAGCACGGCGCTCGGAAAACTGCGCGGCGGCTCGGACATTTCCACGCTGGATTCCGAACAGGTTCGTGCCCAGCTGCGCAAGGTGCTGCCGACCCGACTGCCGTACCGCTTCTACCGCCCGCTGGTGCACCTAGCGCACCGGGCCCGCATAGCCATGTGCTGCCTGCGTGCGCCTGGGCCGGTTGTCGCGCATGAACCCGCGACCCGCGGCACCACCCGCGCGATGCTGATGCTGTTCGGCTGGCTGACCGGGCGGCAGCGGGTGCTGGTGTGGCTGCACGCGGACGCGCGCGAGGCGCTGGCCGGGCAGCAGGCACGCGGGCGACTGATCCGCCCGAGGTCGTTCCTCCGGCACGTGCAGCGAGCCCACCGGATGCACCTACGGTTGCTCGGCGGCGGGCAGCCACGCGGCTGGCACCAGGTGCACCTGCTCACCAGGAGCCAGGTCGAGTACGGCCTCCGGCTGGACGTCGTGGCGTGA